The proteins below come from a single Novosphingobium aromaticivorans DSM 12444 genomic window:
- a CDS encoding SDR family NAD(P)-dependent oxidoreductase yields MSGALTGRTAFITGATGAIAEACALQLARDGARLALMARRPQGLDEVAARIRAEVPGAEIHAFIGDANDESAVAGAVRGAHGLAGRLDVAFATVGGGSFKPLIENTAQDLRDAFESNVVSAFHVIRAAAPLMRPGGSIVCLSSGAAVLTFRHLAAYHVAKAALEGLVRMAADELGPSGLRVNAIRPGLTRSGATEGMFEGGAAEAFLPEYPLGRLGEARDMAGAVRFLAGDESAWVTGQCIAVDGGNLLRRSPDLAPLPVVNTHSEGRI; encoded by the coding sequence ATGAGCGGGGCGCTGACGGGGCGCACCGCCTTCATCACGGGCGCGACGGGCGCCATCGCAGAGGCTTGCGCGCTGCAACTGGCCAGGGATGGCGCGCGGCTGGCGCTGATGGCGCGGCGTCCGCAAGGCCTTGACGAAGTGGCCGCCCGCATCCGCGCCGAAGTCCCCGGGGCCGAAATCCACGCCTTCATCGGCGATGCCAACGACGAAAGCGCCGTGGCCGGGGCCGTGCGCGGCGCGCATGGGCTGGCCGGCAGGCTCGACGTCGCCTTTGCCACGGTCGGTGGCGGCAGCTTCAAGCCCCTGATCGAGAACACCGCGCAGGACCTGCGCGACGCTTTCGAAAGCAATGTCGTGTCCGCCTTCCACGTCATCCGCGCCGCCGCGCCGCTGATGCGGCCGGGAGGATCGATCGTGTGCCTCTCCTCCGGCGCGGCAGTGCTGACGTTCCGCCACCTTGCTGCCTACCACGTGGCCAAGGCCGCGCTCGAGGGCCTGGTGCGCATGGCGGCGGACGAGCTGGGCCCATCGGGCCTGCGCGTCAACGCGATCCGCCCCGGCCTGACCCGCTCTGGCGCAACCGAGGGCATGTTCGAGGGCGGAGCGGCGGAGGCCTTCCTGCCCGAATACCCGCTGGGGCGCCTTGGCGAGGCGCGCGACATGGCCGGGGCGGTGCGTTTCCTTGCCGGCGACGAAAGCGCCTGGGTGACCGGGCAGTGCATCGCCGTAGACGGCGGCAACCTGCTGCGCCGCAGCCCCGATCTTGCACCGCTGCCAGTGGTGAACACGCATTCCGAAGGGAGAATATGA
- a CDS encoding nuclear transport factor 2 family protein, producing MSAEAALRRTAERYALGADRRDKTLWREVLADDVEITGPGFAIVGREANLGSIDHLAHAFKATRHVVHDQDVTVEGDTARGETRSTAEHRMTGPDGRDLLLVWAIRYQDCWRREGESWKFTRRALIVDWEELRPVGDVGGGAA from the coding sequence ATGAGCGCCGAGGCCGCGCTGCGCCGCACGGCGGAACGCTATGCCCTGGGCGCGGACCGACGCGACAAGACGCTGTGGCGCGAAGTGCTGGCCGATGACGTTGAGATCACGGGACCGGGCTTTGCCATCGTCGGGCGCGAGGCGAACCTCGGATCGATCGACCACCTCGCCCATGCCTTCAAGGCAACGCGCCACGTGGTCCACGACCAGGACGTGACCGTCGAGGGCGACACCGCGCGGGGCGAGACGCGCTCCACCGCCGAGCACCGCATGACCGGGCCGGACGGGCGCGACCTGCTTTTGGTCTGGGCGATCCGCTATCAGGACTGCTGGCGGCGCGAGGGCGAAAGCTGGAAGTTCACCCGCCGCGCGCTGATCGTCGACTGGGAGGAACTGCGCCCGGTGGGCGACGTCGGCGGAGGCGCGGCATGA